In a single window of the Prochlorococcus marinus CUG1415 genome:
- a CDS encoding alpha/beta hydrolase yields MKFRKFLIIKIFFILISSQLVFNVSKANSAEEIKIIYSIFSRTIKVDSLKTFAEKGNSTKKLKRILKATGSPDKEIRSVLNKNFEIPITIASKLVYSEIGNIILRRVSSIIHPPKANDERTGMLALRASVIQGINRGNGQINLINFFEGYPTKTVILDVNALSKVMNKVESISELLDFFTNSPLEKIKTN; encoded by the coding sequence ATGAAATTTAGGAAATTTTTAATAATAAAAATATTTTTTATTTTAATAAGTTCTCAATTAGTTTTTAATGTTTCAAAAGCTAATTCTGCTGAAGAAATTAAAATTATATACAGCATATTTTCTAGAACAATTAAAGTAGATTCATTAAAAACATTTGCTGAAAAAGGTAACTCAACAAAAAAATTAAAACGAATTTTAAAAGCCACTGGTTCTCCTGATAAAGAAATTAGATCAGTATTAAATAAAAATTTTGAAATCCCTATTACGATTGCAAGCAAATTAGTATATTCAGAAATAGGGAATATTATTTTAAGAAGAGTTTCATCTATTATCCACCCGCCCAAAGCAAATGATGAAAGAACAGGTATGTTAGCTCTTAGAGCAAGTGTAATTCAAGGTATTAACAGAGGAAATGGGCAAATAAATCTTATAAACTTTTTTGAAGGATATCCAACAAAAACTGTTATTTTAGATGTTAACGCTTTGAGCAAAGTTATGAATAAAGTAGAATCAATTTCAGAATTATTAGACTTTTTTACAAATTCTCCTCTAGAAAAAATTAAAACGAATTAA